In Treponema primitia ZAS-2, a genomic segment contains:
- a CDS encoding ATP-binding protein, with product MKTDLKKISLTLRFTLFFIIFVLAVIAIIITTSVQQIRDAAKMTSAWLGFPIVNRAAAQIDGDAFERLCKTLNARDPFYEETRLKLLAIKEETKCLYLYTMAPKRGGGGRGRGRGKIYQFIVDGGNPEDEGFSPIGAEEDTSAYDIAFQLAWETKLPQFGTLAVQSQWGYTIGTFMPILNSAGDVVGIIGCDFEAESIFNAIMSRIKQQTVLSTALILLGFLIYLFLLKGVTAYNRNLLELSRKAEAASEAKSAFLAKTSHEIRTPMNAIIGMADILLRRELSRESHEDVESIKKAGMSLLSIINDILDFSKIESGKLDIVSDDYTPASMINDCINIIRPRLKGAPAVFTAHVDNSLPQTLSGDATRIRQVLLNLLSNAVKYTKEGTITLTVTAPPLPDIEDSVLLTMTVADTGQGIQAEDMDKLFGDFQQVDLKRNQGIEGTGLGLAISRSLCRLMGGDITVSSVYGQGSVFTAAIPQKLVNAAPMAELNHPGKSLVRFTAPAAKILIVDDIVTNLNVAQGLLAPYQMDITTCTSGEETVKLVMEKDYDLILMDHMMPGMDGIEATAAIRAWENKRQISEGYAKHIPIIALTANAISGMREMFLEKGFDDYLSKPIEISKLDRIMAKWIPTEKQISAEMETVSVEPDAETAPGTGGIKIDGVDTAKGIAMTGGTEAVYRKVLSAFYQDILDRLPLFALIPDPSSLFLFTTNAHAIKSAAATIGAAAVSAEAAELEAAGKSEDLARIIMGLSEFYRDLQNLADGISRVLGDDTPENQDRGAGGSSAEYVPLFTELHAALEQEQPGTVHRLLTELEAAPLDGKTREALAAVSNAVLMSEFQEAIEKLTVLRQT from the coding sequence ATGAAAACGGACCTCAAAAAAATTTCACTAACCCTGCGTTTTACCCTCTTTTTTATCATTTTTGTGCTTGCCGTAATCGCGATCATTATTACCACTTCCGTCCAGCAGATAAGGGACGCCGCAAAAATGACCAGCGCCTGGCTGGGGTTTCCCATTGTAAATCGGGCCGCCGCACAGATTGACGGTGACGCCTTCGAAAGACTCTGTAAAACCCTGAACGCCCGGGACCCTTTCTACGAGGAGACCCGGCTTAAACTTTTGGCGATTAAAGAAGAAACCAAATGCCTCTACCTCTACACCATGGCGCCAAAACGGGGGGGAGGGGGACGAGGCCGGGGAAGGGGAAAGATATACCAATTCATTGTTGACGGCGGAAATCCGGAGGATGAAGGATTTTCCCCCATCGGCGCCGAAGAAGATACCAGCGCGTATGATATCGCCTTTCAGTTGGCCTGGGAAACAAAATTGCCCCAGTTCGGGACCCTGGCGGTACAGAGCCAGTGGGGCTACACCATAGGGACCTTTATGCCTATCTTAAATTCCGCCGGGGATGTTGTCGGTATTATCGGCTGCGATTTTGAAGCGGAATCGATTTTCAACGCCATCATGTCCCGGATCAAACAACAGACTGTTCTTTCTACGGCCTTAATCCTTCTTGGTTTTTTAATCTATCTGTTTTTGCTTAAGGGGGTAACGGCTTATAACCGGAATCTTCTGGAATTGAGCAGGAAAGCAGAGGCTGCTTCGGAAGCGAAAAGCGCCTTTCTTGCCAAAACGAGCCATGAGATCCGTACTCCCATGAATGCGATCATCGGTATGGCGGATATTTTACTGCGCCGGGAACTGTCCCGGGAAAGCCATGAAGATGTGGAGAGTATTAAAAAGGCGGGGATGAGTCTGCTTTCCATTATTAACGACATTCTTGATTTTTCAAAAATAGAATCCGGTAAGCTTGATATTGTAAGCGACGATTATACGCCGGCCTCGATGATCAATGATTGTATCAACATTATCCGCCCTCGGCTTAAAGGCGCCCCTGCTGTATTCACGGCCCATGTTGATAACAGTCTACCCCAAACGCTTTCAGGCGACGCCACCCGCATCAGGCAGGTGCTTTTGAATCTTCTTTCCAATGCGGTTAAATACACCAAAGAAGGAACCATCACCTTGACGGTTACGGCCCCGCCCCTTCCTGATATTGAGGACTCAGTTTTATTAACCATGACGGTTGCCGACACCGGCCAGGGTATACAGGCCGAGGATATGGATAAGCTGTTCGGGGATTTCCAGCAGGTAGACCTTAAGCGGAACCAGGGTATTGAAGGAACCGGCCTGGGGCTTGCCATAAGCCGCAGCCTTTGCCGCCTCATGGGCGGGGATATTACGGTCAGTTCGGTTTACGGCCAAGGCAGCGTTTTTACCGCCGCCATACCCCAGAAGCTTGTGAACGCCGCGCCCATGGCGGAGCTAAACCATCCGGGAAAAAGTCTTGTCCGCTTTACGGCGCCCGCCGCAAAAATCCTCATCGTGGACGATATTGTTACCAATTTAAACGTAGCTCAAGGTTTGCTTGCCCCGTATCAAATGGATATCACCACCTGTACCAGCGGAGAAGAGACGGTCAAGCTGGTTATGGAAAAAGACTACGATCTGATACTCATGGATCACATGATGCCCGGTATGGATGGCATAGAAGCCACGGCGGCTATCCGGGCCTGGGAAAACAAACGGCAAATTTCGGAGGGATATGCGAAGCATATTCCCATCATAGCTTTGACCGCCAATGCAATTTCCGGCATGAGGGAAATGTTTCTGGAGAAGGGCTTTGACGATTATCTTTCCAAGCCCATCGAAATTTCCAAACTTGACAGGATAATGGCCAAATGGATACCCACAGAAAAACAGATAAGCGCCGAAATGGAAACTGTTTCAGTGGAACCAGACGCTGAAACAGCGCCGGGCACCGGGGGCATAAAAATAGACGGGGTGGACACCGCAAAGGGTATTGCCATGACCGGCGGGACCGAAGCCGTCTATCGGAAGGTATTAAGCGCTTTTTATCAGGACATTTTGGACAGGCTGCCCCTGTTTGCCCTCATTCCTGATCCGTCTTCCCTTTTCCTTTTTACCACCAATGCTCACGCCATCAAGAGCGCCGCCGCCACCATCGGGGCTGCCGCAGTATCCGCAGAAGCTGCGGAACTGGAGGCTGCGGGAAAGTCGGAGGACCTGGCGCGTATTATAATGGGCTTATCGGAATTTTACCGGGACCTCCAAAATTTGGCGGATGGCATAAGCCGGGTCCTGGGGGACGATACCCCGGAGAATCAAGATAGGGGCGCCGGGGGAAGTTCCGCCGAGTATGTTCCCCTGTTTACGGAGCTCCATGCAGCGCTTGAACAGGAGCAACCCGGGACGGTACACCGCCTCCTTACGGAATTGGAAGCGGCGCCGCTTGACGGAAAAACACGGGAAGCCCTGGCTGCTGTTTCCAACGCAGTTTTAATGAGTGAGTTTCAGGAAGCAATCGAAAAGCTGACGGTACTCCGCCAGACATAA
- a CDS encoding DUF5312 family protein has protein sequence MPDDLIGKVISIISGGEEPDSEKKTLLKLVVKEISQNKYAKFFRLKSEEIDPSFAAYIYEIYKIVYPACAFVQNTAKLSRVKHISVEAFMDKGTLELARKLRPEVVQERVKAQEPKVVSAQLKEDLNSFVAVFDSKRIANINRCYNLNTALIQFAQFNFLSILRRFDTGLPEGNGPYTPRFQPAKAADLIEELRQFRAVIQHLEPGDDWKNALTILKIARDGQELIPLNQWNMLLMNLREFKNSNIIELIGQYTTKNPVWRVKSEPIDEQLAENWLEAKRSDVQGVIDRIVTSQRNGQIETLATAVFGTPEVTRLQYYNQETTDACNDIGLDGFLYAGAMNYLTAFVQDFLSKEMQELCDILLVRGQWIINSQSMEMSNAIHTINDATESAADLDLLLSETGTFGPRFSQALVQADRNKTQARFIDHVAGELDETALTLINTAVQSLVVVGKHMKNLLGDTQKSPPELIINWKELGYFTKVPISQRITEAYKKINYFVQLMLLLTHPESA, from the coding sequence ATGCCAGATGATTTAATCGGGAAGGTCATTTCGATAATTTCCGGCGGTGAGGAGCCGGATTCGGAAAAGAAGACCCTGCTAAAGTTGGTGGTCAAAGAAATCAGCCAGAATAAATATGCCAAATTTTTCCGGCTGAAGTCCGAGGAAATCGACCCCTCCTTTGCTGCCTATATCTATGAAATATACAAGATAGTGTATCCTGCCTGCGCCTTTGTGCAGAATACCGCCAAGCTGAGCCGGGTAAAGCATATCTCCGTGGAAGCCTTTATGGACAAGGGAACCCTGGAACTGGCCCGGAAGCTCCGCCCCGAAGTGGTACAGGAGCGGGTTAAGGCCCAGGAACCTAAGGTTGTGAGTGCCCAGCTTAAGGAAGATCTGAACTCCTTTGTTGCGGTCTTTGATAGTAAGCGGATTGCCAATATAAACCGGTGTTATAACCTTAATACCGCCTTGATACAGTTTGCCCAGTTCAATTTCCTTTCAATTTTACGGAGATTCGACACTGGTCTGCCCGAGGGCAATGGCCCCTATACCCCCCGGTTCCAGCCGGCTAAGGCGGCGGATCTGATCGAAGAATTAAGGCAGTTCCGCGCGGTCATTCAGCACCTAGAACCCGGGGATGACTGGAAAAACGCCCTGACTATCCTGAAAATCGCCCGGGATGGCCAGGAGCTTATCCCCCTAAACCAGTGGAATATGCTTCTGATGAACCTGCGGGAGTTTAAAAATTCTAATATCATCGAGCTCATCGGGCAATACACCACCAAAAACCCGGTATGGCGGGTTAAATCCGAGCCAATTGACGAGCAGTTGGCGGAAAACTGGCTTGAGGCAAAGCGTTCCGATGTTCAGGGGGTGATTGACCGTATTGTGACCAGCCAGCGGAACGGCCAGATAGAAACCCTGGCTACCGCCGTGTTCGGGACCCCGGAGGTGACCAGGCTTCAGTACTACAACCAGGAAACCACTGATGCCTGCAACGATATAGGCCTGGATGGTTTTCTCTATGCCGGGGCAATGAATTACCTCACCGCATTTGTTCAGGATTTTCTTTCCAAAGAAATGCAGGAACTCTGCGATATACTCCTGGTCCGGGGGCAGTGGATAATCAATTCCCAGTCCATGGAAATGTCCAACGCCATCCATACCATCAACGATGCTACCGAATCGGCCGCCGACCTGGACCTGCTCCTTTCGGAAACCGGAACCTTCGGCCCCCGTTTTTCCCAGGCCCTGGTCCAGGCGGACCGGAACAAGACCCAGGCCAGGTTCATTGACCATGTGGCAGGTGAACTGGACGAGACCGCCCTTACCCTGATCAATACCGCTGTCCAGAGCCTGGTGGTGGTGGGGAAGCACATGAAAAACCTCCTGGGAGATACCCAGAAAAGTCCCCCTGAGCTTATCATCAACTGGAAGGAACTGGGGTACTTCACCAAGGTCCCCATCAGCCAGCGTATAACCGAGGCTTACAAAAAAATCAATTACTTTGTTCAGTTAATGTTACTGCTCACCCATCCCGAGTCGGCTTAG
- a CDS encoding glycosyltransferase family 4 protein has protein sequence MYLTKLTNIRHIGFVSTRLQGTDGVSLETDKWRQVLEKMGYECFFFSGLSDWAPEKSMVVDEAFFGHPIIEDIQERCFGTTVRGEGLTGEIQAIRFRLKRAIYEFVETFNIDLLIVENALTIPMNIPLGLALTEYIAETGIPTIAHHHDFAWERQRFSVNCVEDYLAMSFPPRLHTINHVVINSESRQRLSYRCGLSSIIIPNVLDFDTQPPEMDDYAATMRKDLGIAEDELLLLQPTRMVARKGIEHAIELANRLRDRGKKAKLLISHQDRDEGSQYYERTMDYAKILGVEVIVRPDLIGAERGSTEGLDGAPGQKKYSLWDCYLNADFVTYPSTYEGFGNAFLEAIWFRKPILVNRYSIFQRDIEPLDFDVVIMENYVTAETIDSVEAILSGSGALSVMTSKNYELGKKFFSFNLLEQRIHQVMMNFGQL, from the coding sequence ATGTACCTGACCAAATTGACCAATATCCGCCACATAGGGTTTGTATCGACCCGCTTACAGGGTACCGATGGGGTTTCCCTGGAAACCGATAAATGGCGGCAGGTACTAGAAAAGATGGGGTATGAATGTTTTTTCTTTTCAGGCCTTTCCGACTGGGCGCCGGAAAAATCCATGGTGGTGGATGAAGCTTTTTTCGGCCACCCCATCATCGAAGATATACAGGAACGCTGTTTCGGAACTACCGTCCGTGGGGAGGGCCTGACCGGGGAAATCCAAGCCATACGGTTTCGGCTTAAACGGGCTATCTACGAATTTGTAGAGACCTTCAATATCGATCTCTTGATCGTAGAAAACGCCCTAACCATCCCCATGAACATCCCCCTGGGGCTTGCCCTGACCGAATACATTGCCGAAACAGGGATCCCAACCATTGCCCACCACCACGACTTTGCCTGGGAACGGCAGCGCTTTTCCGTGAACTGCGTGGAGGACTACCTGGCCATGTCCTTCCCTCCCCGGCTCCATACCATCAACCATGTGGTGATCAATTCCGAAAGCCGGCAGCGGCTTTCCTACCGCTGCGGCCTTTCCTCCATCATCATCCCCAATGTATTAGACTTCGATACCCAACCCCCGGAAATGGATGATTACGCCGCAACCATGCGGAAGGACCTGGGCATAGCGGAGGATGAGCTGCTGCTGCTCCAGCCTACCCGGATGGTTGCCCGCAAGGGTATTGAGCACGCCATAGAACTGGCGAACCGACTGAGGGACCGGGGTAAAAAAGCCAAGCTCCTGATCAGCCACCAGGACCGGGACGAAGGTTCCCAATACTACGAACGGACCATGGACTACGCAAAGATACTTGGGGTGGAAGTGATAGTGCGCCCGGACCTTATCGGCGCAGAACGGGGAAGCACCGAGGGGTTGGACGGAGCTCCGGGACAGAAAAAGTACAGCCTCTGGGACTGCTACCTGAACGCAGACTTTGTCACCTACCCTTCCACCTATGAGGGGTTTGGCAATGCCTTCCTGGAGGCGATCTGGTTCAGGAAGCCCATCCTGGTAAACCGCTATTCAATATTCCAGCGGGACATAGAACCCCTGGACTTTGATGTGGTGATCATGGAGAACTACGTAACGGCAGAAACTATCGACAGCGTGGAAGCTATACTATCCGGCTCCGGGGCTTTAAGTGTGATGACCTCCAAAAATTACGAGCTGGGGAAAAAATTTTTCTCCTTCAACCTTCTGGAACAGCGGATCCACCAGGTTATGATGAATTTCGGTCAGTTATAA
- the nifJ gene encoding pyruvate:ferredoxin (flavodoxin) oxidoreductase — MSEKHMVMIDGNTAAGQVAHALSEVIAIYPITPSSPMGEVSDELSAQGKKNLWGTIPQVVEMQSEAGAAGAVHGALTSGALSSTFTASQGLLLMIPNMYKIAGELTSTVFHIAARALATSSLSIFGDHQDVMACRQTGWAMLSSNSVQEAADLAVISHAATLRSRIPFLHFFDGFRTSHELQKVEEVSFDTLKQMIDDDLVRAHRLRGLTPEKPSIRGTAQNPDTYFQGREGVNQYYNKVPAIVQAEMDKYAKITGRAYHIYDYFGAKDAEKVIIIMGSGAETCEETVEYLNKNGEKVGVLKVRLYRPFDAAAFVKALPATVKAIAVLDRTKEPGSLGEPLYEDVRTAIGEIQAEGKAQFKDYPTILGGRYGLGSKEFTPAMVKAVFDNLSGKKIPKFIVGINDDILGQSLAYDEHFVLAEEGMNEAMFYGLGADGTVGANKNSIKIIGDAKPELSAQAYFSYDSKKSGGFTVSHLRFGKSAIRRPYLITKADFLACHKFSYMETFDLLANIKDGGTFLLNSPYSATEVWKEIPVEAQKRIIDKKVKFYVINAAEIARNTGMGNRINTVMQAAYFKLSGVLPEADAVKYMKKFIEKSYGKKGADVVQKNYATVDASLNAVQEVKYSAVDGKLHMKQPFATAKDPWIQDVLGAVSIQDGDRLPVSKIPVDGTFPTATTQYEKRAVAERVPSWDPSICVQCGTCAIVCSHACIRFKNLTDAEASKAPKGFKTVAIKPKPVDGKQTALVISAEDCMECGVCINACPAKSKEDPNKKALSWINYADNPEYHAEQAAAWDYFLSLPEVPAEELNLSTPKGLAYKRPLFEFSGACGGCGETPYVKILSQLFGDRAVIANATGCSSIYGGNLPTTPYAQRADGRGPTWSNSLFEDAAEFGLGMRLTSDKLAEFAREVAVVAKGEGLQTGIIDKILANPQSTDAEIEDQRKLVDQLKAALKSDTKPTAKQLASLADHFIKRSVWILGGDGWGYDIGYGGLDHVLASNRNINVLCMDTEVYSNTGGQMSKATPIGAIAKFAAAGKDITKKDLGAQAMSYGYVYVARISMGANIGQTIKAFREAESYPGASLILAYSHCINHGIDMSKGLEQQKAAVTSGLWPLYRYDPRLKGEGKNPFQLDSKEATTSLEDFMYKEVRFKSLKAASPDRADALLAKAKAQAERVWKEYKYLADRPF; from the coding sequence ATGTCCGAAAAACACATGGTTATGATTGATGGTAACACCGCCGCGGGCCAGGTTGCCCACGCGCTAAGCGAAGTAATCGCAATTTATCCGATTACCCCCTCCAGCCCCATGGGCGAAGTCTCCGATGAGCTTTCAGCCCAGGGCAAGAAAAACCTCTGGGGCACTATCCCCCAGGTGGTCGAAATGCAGTCTGAAGCTGGCGCCGCGGGGGCGGTCCACGGGGCCCTGACCTCAGGCGCCCTCTCTTCCACCTTTACCGCGTCCCAGGGATTGCTCTTGATGATCCCCAATATGTACAAGATCGCCGGTGAGCTCACCTCAACGGTGTTCCACATCGCCGCCCGTGCCCTGGCTACCAGTTCCCTCTCGATTTTCGGGGACCACCAGGACGTGATGGCCTGTCGGCAGACCGGCTGGGCCATGCTTTCCTCCAACAGCGTCCAGGAAGCAGCGGATTTGGCGGTCATTTCCCATGCCGCCACCCTTCGCTCCCGGATACCCTTCCTCCACTTCTTTGACGGTTTCAGAACCAGCCACGAATTGCAGAAGGTCGAGGAAGTGTCCTTTGATACCCTGAAGCAGATGATCGACGACGATCTGGTCCGGGCACACCGGCTGCGGGGGCTGACCCCGGAAAAGCCCTCCATCAGGGGTACCGCCCAAAACCCTGACACCTATTTCCAGGGCCGGGAAGGGGTAAACCAGTACTACAATAAGGTTCCCGCCATAGTTCAAGCGGAAATGGACAAATATGCCAAGATCACCGGTCGTGCCTACCACATTTATGACTACTTCGGGGCCAAGGATGCGGAAAAGGTGATCATTATCATGGGTTCCGGCGCGGAAACCTGCGAAGAAACCGTGGAATACCTGAACAAAAACGGTGAAAAGGTCGGGGTACTCAAGGTACGGCTCTACCGGCCCTTTGATGCCGCGGCTTTTGTAAAGGCCCTGCCTGCAACGGTTAAGGCTATTGCGGTTCTGGACCGGACCAAGGAGCCCGGCTCCCTGGGCGAGCCCCTGTACGAAGATGTCCGGACCGCCATCGGCGAAATTCAGGCTGAGGGAAAGGCCCAGTTCAAGGATTATCCCACCATTCTGGGCGGCCGCTACGGCCTGGGTTCCAAGGAATTCACCCCCGCCATGGTCAAAGCGGTTTTTGATAACCTTTCGGGTAAGAAAATCCCCAAATTCATCGTTGGGATCAATGACGACATCCTGGGCCAGAGCCTGGCCTATGACGAACATTTTGTTTTGGCCGAAGAAGGCATGAACGAAGCCATGTTCTACGGCCTGGGTGCCGACGGCACGGTCGGGGCCAACAAGAACTCCATCAAGATCATCGGGGACGCCAAGCCGGAACTTTCCGCTCAGGCCTACTTCTCCTACGACTCCAAAAAATCCGGGGGCTTCACGGTCTCCCACCTGCGCTTCGGTAAAAGCGCCATCCGCCGCCCCTACCTGATCACCAAGGCGGACTTCCTGGCCTGTCACAAATTCTCCTACATGGAAACCTTCGACCTCCTGGCCAACATCAAAGACGGCGGCACCTTCCTCCTGAACAGCCCCTATAGCGCCACCGAAGTATGGAAGGAAATCCCTGTGGAAGCCCAGAAGCGGATCATCGACAAAAAGGTCAAGTTTTACGTGATCAACGCCGCAGAAATAGCCCGGAATACCGGCATGGGGAACCGTATCAACACGGTCATGCAGGCCGCCTACTTCAAGCTTTCCGGGGTGCTCCCGGAAGCGGATGCAGTCAAGTATATGAAGAAATTCATCGAAAAATCCTACGGCAAGAAGGGCGCCGACGTGGTCCAGAAAAACTACGCCACCGTGGATGCCTCGCTCAACGCAGTTCAGGAAGTGAAATACTCCGCTGTAGACGGCAAGCTTCATATGAAACAACCTTTTGCCACAGCCAAGGACCCCTGGATTCAGGATGTGCTGGGCGCCGTGTCCATCCAGGATGGGGACAGGTTGCCGGTAAGCAAAATCCCCGTGGACGGCACCTTCCCCACCGCCACCACTCAGTACGAAAAACGGGCGGTCGCCGAGCGGGTTCCCAGTTGGGACCCCTCGATCTGCGTTCAGTGCGGTACCTGTGCTATAGTGTGTTCCCACGCCTGTATCCGCTTCAAGAACCTTACCGACGCCGAAGCGTCCAAGGCCCCCAAGGGCTTTAAGACTGTGGCGATTAAGCCTAAGCCCGTGGACGGTAAACAGACTGCCCTGGTCATCTCCGCCGAAGATTGTATGGAATGCGGGGTCTGCATCAACGCCTGCCCTGCCAAATCCAAAGAAGATCCGAACAAGAAGGCCCTAAGCTGGATTAACTATGCGGATAACCCGGAATACCACGCGGAACAAGCCGCAGCCTGGGACTATTTCCTCAGCCTGCCCGAAGTTCCCGCGGAAGAACTCAACCTGTCCACCCCCAAAGGCCTGGCCTACAAGCGGCCCCTCTTTGAATTCTCCGGCGCCTGCGGCGGCTGCGGTGAGACTCCCTATGTGAAGATCCTCTCCCAGCTCTTCGGGGACCGGGCGGTTATCGCCAACGCCACGGGCTGTTCCTCCATCTACGGCGGGAACCTTCCCACCACCCCCTACGCCCAGCGCGCCGACGGCCGGGGCCCCACCTGGTCCAACAGCCTCTTTGAAGACGCCGCAGAATTTGGCTTAGGTATGCGGCTCACCAGCGACAAGCTGGCTGAGTTTGCCAGAGAAGTGGCAGTTGTCGCCAAGGGCGAAGGCCTCCAGACGGGCATCATCGACAAGATCCTGGCAAACCCCCAGAGCACTGACGCTGAGATCGAAGATCAGCGCAAACTGGTAGACCAGCTCAAGGCAGCCCTGAAAAGCGACACGAAACCGACTGCCAAGCAGCTTGCCTCCCTGGCGGACCACTTCATCAAGCGGTCCGTGTGGATACTGGGCGGCGACGGCTGGGGCTATGACATCGGCTACGGCGGTCTGGACCACGTCCTGGCCAGCAACCGGAACATCAACGTCCTCTGCATGGATACGGAAGTGTACTCCAACACCGGCGGTCAGATGTCCAAGGCAACCCCCATAGGGGCCATCGCCAAATTCGCCGCCGCCGGCAAGGACATTACCAAAAAGGACCTGGGAGCCCAGGCTATGAGCTACGGCTATGTATATGTGGCCCGGATCTCCATGGGGGCCAACATAGGCCAGACCATCAAAGCCTTCCGGGAAGCAGAATCCTACCCCGGGGCCTCCCTGATCCTCGCCTACTCCCACTGCATCAACCACGGCATCGACATGAGCAAGGGCCTGGAACAGCAGAAAGCAGCGGTTACCTCGGGCCTCTGGCCACTGTACCGCTACGATCCCCGGCTCAAGGGAGAGGGCAAAAACCCCTTCCAGTTGGACTCCAAGGAAGCCACCACCAGCCTGGAAGACTTCATGTACAAGGAAGTCCGCTTCAAGAGCCTCAAGGCTGCCAGCCCCGACCGCGCCGACGCCCTGCTTGCCAAGGCCAAAGCCCAGGCAGAGCGGGTGTGGAAAGAGTACAAGTATTTAGCGGATAGACCATTCTGA
- a CDS encoding HAD family hydrolase, whose protein sequence is MIKNIIFDMGNVLAKFDTARFCASRVRSRRDRKIMQREVFASIEWSRLDRGVITHEEAIASIQGRLPEKLWHYADWLVRHWYDHFEPDQTIERFIGALKKKGYRIYLLSNAGFDFYKFKPSLGALRWFDGEIVSADVHLLKPDRQIFDALLNKYALKAEECFFVDDMSLNVEAALNIGFSGMIYRGCVRDLAAGLEKAGVSL, encoded by the coding sequence GTGATCAAAAATATTATCTTCGATATGGGAAATGTGCTTGCCAAATTCGATACCGCCCGTTTCTGTGCCTCCCGGGTACGGTCCAGACGGGACCGGAAAATTATGCAGCGGGAAGTGTTCGCCTCGATTGAATGGTCCCGGCTGGACCGGGGGGTTATTACCCATGAGGAGGCCATAGCTTCCATCCAGGGGCGGCTGCCTGAAAAACTTTGGCATTATGCGGATTGGCTGGTGCGGCACTGGTATGATCATTTTGAGCCCGACCAGACAATTGAGCGGTTCATCGGCGCCCTGAAAAAAAAAGGGTACCGAATCTACCTGCTTTCCAATGCAGGATTTGATTTCTATAAGTTCAAACCCTCTCTGGGGGCGCTGCGCTGGTTTGACGGAGAAATTGTCTCTGCGGATGTTCATCTCTTGAAGCCGGACCGGCAGATATTTGATGCACTGCTCAATAAATACGCCCTAAAGGCGGAGGAATGTTTTTTTGTAGACGACATGAGCCTCAATGTTGAAGCCGCCCTTAACATCGGCTTTTCCGGCATGATCTACCGGGGATGCGTAAGGGATCTTGCCGCTGGGCTGGAAAAGGCTGGGGTAAGCCTTTAA